TCTTGCTTTTACTTTAATCTTCAATCATGCTGGTTGACTTCTTCTTCATGAAATGAAACATAtcaggcattaattttctgtatcaacccCTAAAGCAACGCTCAGCTGCATTACAAGGTATTACTGGTAGACAGTTGGAGACACTGTACCTGCATGATATGACCTTTCATGAACTGTCTGGACAATAACAATTGAGCAACCTAATCCAACAGATTGAGGGACATTCCCAGCTGTATTTATAGCCACTGACTATTAAATACATGTCTCTTAACGCTTAGACACCATCAACATAACACTGTTTTTGAAGGATTGGTTGCATAAGTAACACCAACTATCATATCAAAGTTGACAAAAGTTTTTGATAAGTTGTCCACCCACCTAGAAGAGTCCCAGTCACTTTTCAACCCAATATCCAAGAGGAACTAtcgtatttgaccggttaaaAGCCGCGGCTCATATAATATCCGCCCCCGGATAGTAGCTGTTCCACAACCTAGAATCATTGTCATAAGAGCCGCCCTTGGATAAGAGCTGCTGCTTGTATCTGAACATACTGTTGCAAGTGTTGACTAGACATGTTTGAAATAAAAACCAGgaaaaggagttgttttaagccaggaaatagtGTTTTTGAGAGTAGTTAATATTAATGACAGTATTCACAGATGATTAAGCAAGGTCAGCCACTCGTGAATCTGCATGAATGCCAcgggctgctgccacacaagccaATAGTAGCTGCCCTCAGATAGTAGCTGCAGGGTTttgcttgctgaaagttatagtagccgcggctattaaccggtcaaatacggTAATCTAAATGGAAAATCTGGGTGTAACTTGAAAGGTTGAAGAACCCAATCACTAGCATGGTTACTGTTGGTAAGCCTAATGGTAGCTTCACACTTTGCAAATACCCATATAATTTTCTATTTAATAATTGTTCTTGCAACCCCACACCCACAAATTTTATAAGTAAGTAGTTAAGTGTACTTAATTAGTTTTGTGAGTATTAGGCCAtctgtagggacccgccgattatgctggcataattttgagcataataggtacctaaaagcattgagcgtAATGCCAgaataataggttaaatatttgtacgatagtgtaaattcttgctgtaaaaatgacaattgcaaaataagatcgatatactctaatagagcagtcggtaactctaatagaacaatcatcaaactgactgttctattagagtatatcgatcttctcttacatgcaggcatgcagcaagaatttattatttgtgttccagccactcatttttttctttctatatagtgttaaactagtagcaaagcatatgaactaaggcatgaacattgagcataatcgagcataataggtaaatattttaagcataataggtgaatttttgagcagtgcagcatagcataataggtaaaattatgagcataatcggcggatcCCTAGCCATCAGTGGTATTTGCTGGATTCTAATTTAGTTCTTATTTTTTGTATACACAATTTTGTAGCCATGCACTGTAAAGCATAACCTGTTTTAGACAATTCCAGCTATAAGTTGCTCTACAATTTAATATTATTGCTGCTAGATGACCTGATTTAGTTTTGATAGATAAGGTGTCCAGGTGTACCAAATTTATTGATGTAGCTTGTGTGATGGACCGCCACGAGGTTGACAAACATAGAGAAAAAAAAATGAGAAGTATTTGGACTTGGAAATTGAGCTTCAGCTATTGTGGAACACCAAAGTTGAGTTGGTTCTTTGGTGGTTTGGGTTCCCTACATGAAAAAACTGTTTCGAATTTTGAATTCCTACAAATAACTGAAATCAGTATTCATCAATTACAGAAGACAGTGTTGCTAAGGACTGATAAAATGTTAAGGAGACATCTTTCACTCTAAAGTTCAAGTTGAACTCGTCAAATCTCCTATAGGTATGCtttaaagtatatatatatatatggtattATTTAattaaacataataataataataattattatacaaccaagtactaagaataatacgaaatgcggttaaaattacgtcattaataatgaatgaatgaatgaataaataaataataaataatgtttgagaatactacaaggcctaaggctttgcactcaccgggaatagaatccatgttgtatgaacacataatcgtataatgggtgaatgtttccgtggaggtgatagaaatgtacgacaattctatttaatgctgatCAAAACAGCACGTGATATACCCACTACCAATCGAGCAGATTCAAATGGTGAGCGAATTATTGTTCAATTGTGTTTaaaagtgttgccagctggcatactaagtctcaagtcaccatgccagctgccagtggatgtgCTCTGTGTATCAatggctgcaggacacctgaataggtttgacatgccagtgcacaaggacaggtatgtttgtttgtattgtaatgtacatatgtcttgtattttatattttttctggcttgctaggctcttttttttttcttttttctttttttggcttgctaggctctggttggtttggttgtctgtttgtactaatgtattgtaaagagcgtgacatattttaaatgttttcttgtattctTGTACATTTTGTctttacctagcttactaggttctggctggcttggctgtcttcctttatctggttcacctgccttgcatactcctacagtattgtgcatctcctgtaggttGTGTATGGATATAGTGTGTACCTCATCACTGTGCTATTGCCACACCATTAACGAATTGTATTTAGCTACCGATGACCTCTAGTcgatgttgatactgtgctgcATAGTGGCTGCATAGCTGAGTAACTTTTATCTTCGGTAATGTCGctaataatgtattgctgcatgcaatactgtaataatgtatagctctCTCCTTTAtgttttgtacacatcactagGGGGGTTGTCGCGTTAGTGTATGTACTTAGTTGTATGTgatgcggtcctagtaataataataataataataataataataatggttaCCTATAGCCGTTTGTGCCGTTTGTGCCATTcgtttgatgaaactgtgtttCATATATTGAGCTCATGTCCTGTTTTAGCTCCCACTGGATATTTACAATGGCACAATTCTGTAGCTGCATTGATTCATAAGCATATATGTGAGTATTATGGTATACCTACTTGTGAAAAGCCATGGCTCTACAGTCCCCAAGCAGTGGTAACATTTAATCATATTAAAATCTTGTGGGATGTTGATATCAGAACTGATCGAATCATTTCAGCTCACAGACCTGATATTGTTATACATGACAGTTTAGAACGCTCTGCAATACTTATTGATGCCAGCAGATGTGAACATCATTGATACAGAACGTGAAAAGATCTTAAAGTATGTTGACTTACAATTGGAGCTACAAAAGATATGGAACCTTAGATGCATTAAATTTATTCCTATTGTGTTGGGATCATTTACCCCTAATTTACCAAAGAACTTGGAATTGTTACCAGGAGTACACAAGATAGGCTCTTTATTGAAAGCTGCTTTGTTGGGATCAGCACACTTAATGAGAAGAAGTCTAATTGACATTGCTATCCCTGGTGACTCATGTCTATTAGCTGAAAATATTCTAAATATATTGACTTGAAAGTTTAAGTTTGGAAGGCTAAGCGAGTATCAACCATTCCTATAATTGTTGGGGCATTGGGATCTATTCCCACTGACTTATCAGCCAGTTTACAGGAACTTGATTTACCATCTCATCTAATACAAACATTTCAAAAGACAGTTTTGTATAGCACCACCTCAATAATCAGGTGATTTATGAGTATTTGACTTTTTGATGTACTTGTTTAATTGTTGTAATGTAGCTAGCTTTTTGTTTGTCTTTGTACCTACGTTCTTGGTTAGAGCCAGGTTTTTATTATCAGTATTTGTGTACACTGTACGTCATTTACTGTGAAATTcatgaaataataataattattaatatcaGCTCCAAATGGACAGAATTTAATCTCGGCCATCAACATGTGAGCACTGCCACTAATACATTATACTGCTGGAATACTGAAGTGGTCACTGCTAGAACTAAAACAGCTGGACATTTTCACTCGAAAGCTCCTtgctttgtatatatatatatatatatatattgatgaCATTGACAGAttgtatatatatcaagacaaaATGGTGGTCACGGATTGCCTTCAGTGGAAGACACAGTGTTCCATGAACAGCACTCTTTGACTAAGTATTTGGCTAGCAGTAAAGAGCCTTTGTTGCAAGCAGTTTTCCAGTGTGCTGAGAGGTCTTCTCCTTTCGAATCTCCATCTAAGTTTAAGGCACAGAGGAAACAGCACAGTTGGAGAGCTAAACCATGCATGGTCAGTTAGCCAGGGAAATTGATGGTTGCATTACTGTTTCACAACAATGGAAGTGGTTGCTCAATAGTAATTTGAAGAAAAAAACTGAAGGCCTCATTATGGCAGCCCAGAGCCAGGCCATCTCTACTAACTGCATCAAAATAAATATTTTTCACCAGCCTGGCTCTGCCCAGTGTTGTCTGTTTGGGTTAGATGTTGAGTCAGTGGATCATATATCTTGGGTAGCTGTAGTGTTATTGCCCAGACACAATACATGATAGTGTTGCAAGGCTGATCCACTATGAACTTGCAAAACTAGGGGAATTACCAGTTGAAGATAAATGGTGGCTTCATGATCCCCATCTGTACTGGAAAATTCTATGATGAAGATCTTGTGGGATTTACTATTCAGACTGACCAATGCTTATTTCATAACAGGCCAGATATTGTATGTATCAACCATCACCAAAACTGAGACATCCTTTATAATTGACATTGCCATACCTGGTGATAGCAGACTCAACTCAGAAAATTAACGAGAAATGTGAAAGATACACAGACTTGAAGATAGATACAAAGAATGTGGAATGTGTGAACTAAAATTATACCACTTGTGATCGGCTGTCTTGGGTCTGTTTCAACATGTCTAGTCACACATCTTCAGACTTTAATGATCTGAATACAGCTTTTTAGCATGAACCTTATACAAGAAGAATGATCAGCTGAATGCCACAGAATTTTCAATCCTAGACGTCAATTCTGGTTTCTGGCAAGTTAAGCTTGACTCTTGCAGTGCCAAATTATGTCCCTTTAACACTATTTGGACGGTACATGTTTACAAATCTTCCATTTGGACTGCCATCGTCCCAAGATGGTTTTCTGTGTCAGACATGTTTTATAACATCAATGGAGTTGAAGTTATTGATATGGGGAGAAAATGACAAACAGCATGACAACCGATTGAAATAAGTTTTGGAAAAGGCAATTAAGGCATAGAAATCTCAAGCTTATAATGCCAACTAAAAATGCAAAAAATCAACTATATTGGCCATATATTCAGCAAGGATTGTTTGAAGCCTGATCCTATAAAGACTAGAGCTATGAAAGACATGCCCTGTCCTACAAGCAGAGAAGAGCTCCAGGTATGTTAACCTATTTGGGTAAATGGCAAGATGAACAGCAAAACAGTTTTACATCTCTGAAAGAATTAATCACTGAAGCTGCAGTGCTAAAGTACTTTAACCCAGAGAAGCCCACTAAACTGTCTGTTGATTCTAGCTGTAAGTGTTTGGGAGCTGTTCTCTTACAAGATAACCACCCCATCGCATATGTGCTTACACCATGCCAGTAAAACTATGCTCGAACTGAGAAGGAAATGCTTACCACTGTATTTTGCTGTAACAAGTTTCACAAGTATGTCTAGGGGATGCCAGTCAGAGACAATCGTATAAAAATCTACTTTACCAGGGCCTGCCAGATTTTAAAAGATGATTATGTCAATTCAGAAGTACCCAATCGATCTTGTGTATCATCCTGGAAAGTAATCGGTGATCGCAGGTACTGCATATCAAAAGTATTTATCATTCTGGACATTCCATGACCAAATATGTTGCAATGATGGGAGTAGTTTTCAAGGGCGAAAAGACAATTATTCCGAAGGCAACTTAACCAGGAATGCTATCATTAATTAGCAGATCTCATATGGGAATAGAAAGTGAAAAAGATGAGTCAGAGATGTCCTGTACTGACCAGTCATGGCATCTCCATCATCTCATCATGTGGTATTTGCAACACATACTAAAGAAGTAAATCAAAAGGACCTCTGATCTGTCACAGTGTGCCATGGGCATAAGTAAGTGCTGATAGAGTGTTGTAAATCACAGTTTTCTCATCATGGTATACCAGATGTCCTGATAATGGACAATGTTCTGTAGCCATACATTACAATCAGCAATATCAAATTGATCATCACACCTCCACCCATACCACCCCCAATCCAATGGTATGGCTGAGAAAGTTGTGCAAACTGTCAAGCAATTCATTACACAATGGAAAGGACTTAAATTTAGCATTGTTGGAGTATCAGAACACTCCACGGTCAGATATTATTGGCTCACCTGTTCAACTCTTAATGGGTAGGCAAAAAAAGACACTTTTACCCACCATTAGCACCTTACTACAGCTTAAAACAATTATTCCCACCATGTACAGTTCAGAAAGAGCTTGTCCAATGCTGACAGCAACAAAAACTATACGATCACCAACATGCAAAGCCATCAAAACATCTTGGTGTTGGAGAGCCAGTACTCGTGGCAGCCTAAGATAGCAAATGGAAACCAGCCAAGATTGCCAGTGTTACTGGCCCTCGCTTGTACAATATTGTGACACCACAAAGaaaactatcatacaatactatCACAGAAACAGATAAGATTTGAGGAATTTAGCATCAAATGCAAATATCAACATAAGTGTTGATGACCAATTATATAGTCCAGATAGTGATACAAATGGACCAGTCATTGTATCCCCTGAAGTTTATGAACCTAAGCCACCTGCTAAATGGTCCCAGCACTAAGATGCTTGCAAAAAACTACCAAGACCCCAGTTAGGTATGCAGACCAATTTCTGCAACTCTCATGCTCACACTGCACACAATTTGTCATTGTTAGTTGAACTTAGCACTGTAATTAAGTTTTGCAATTGTAGCACAGCCACTTACCACACTCCTTTTTGTAACAAGAGAGATTTAATATAAATAGTGACACGTAATTGTACAATACGATGTTTAACATATGACTTTCTAGAACATTTTAATCAATCTACTACATGCTACATCCACCATAATGTTGTTCTATTTTGTAACTATTGAGATTGAATCACATTACATCAATGTTCCAaacaatataattttttttgaaagtTACACCCACCATGAGTaatatccaagggattttccactcataatatgtaatatatttcaTGACCTCATATCACATTAGTATATTATAGCTACACTTGATTGTGGTTGTTATACATGTTGAGCTGCTTGAATTTATTAGAATGATGTCTAAAGATTACTAGAGTGTTGTCTTTGGTGATCGCAATCAACAGGATGTTAGGAAATTGCTCAAGGTGATGATATAAGAGGCTGACACATGCTGGATGTTGGGAGATTACTGAAGAAACTGTGTAGGATTTGCTGGCACTTAACAGGTTGGAAAAACTGTGAAGGTGATTGTTACACTGTTAATGTGTTCAATTTACTTGAGATATTCAATTAGTGAAGAGTCTGGTTCAGTGAAATAACTGTCACTTGTATCATGTAAAGAAAAGTGTAAAATATTTGATCCTGGTTGTTACACTATTAATGTGCATGCAGGGTGTACGTTTTAAGAAGAGATTGGATGACCAGGTTAGTTTAGTGGACCTAATCAAGCATGTGTGATTGATATTTGTAGAAGTCTTTCAACATTACCGATTGTATCATGTCTTTCTAGAATAACACTGAACCTTTGAAAATTTCTAGTCTGAATATTAAAACATTAATGACCCCATGATGTAAAATGGATTCTTCAATATGATCAACCAGTCATTTTCCAACTGGCTACACAAGTCGTGTACCAGATCTTTACTTTAAGCAAAGGGTCAGGCTAGTATAAAGTATAAAGTATTTGAACACAGGACACTTGGAATTCATTTACCAGGATACGGGGTGTTGGGGGATTGCCGAAGAAGCTGGTGACTTCTGGAGAAGCTGGAACATGTACCAGGTTAACATAAAATGTGAACCTGgtgaggttggttttagggTCTGTACCTTTACAGTATTGGCAGCAAGTTGTTTTGGCTAGACAACTGTCTGACTAAACTATACACTGTTACTGCAACTTGTCATGATCATGTGTAAGTGACTAATTATAGTGGACTATCAGTAAACAATACATTGATTGGTCCATTACTTAACTATACGGATGTTACACAGCATCATGGGCGAGCCTTAGCTAGAGACCATCCGTATTCGTTACGTAAACTTTTGGGAATGGTCATATGGGTCGGATGTACAGTTGAACAAACACTACTATAGGGTGGCTCGCCAATTATATTGAATCATAACAATCATGGTTCTGGTTTTCTGGACAAGGGTAAAGACAATTTCCCCATTTAATAATACATCATCACAGTATAGGGTAACCTATCTCACACAATTTTATTGGTACAACTTACCGTAACAGTACGAAGCATTTCTACAATGTGTTGAATCATTTGAGGTCTATCAACTGATGACTTAGAAATCTCATTTGTCAAGTACAATAGTTTTTCAAGGAATGATTCATGGTCACAATCAGGGTCACACAAGCTAATTCCATAACAACAGAGAAATGGTCCATTGTGTAGTTCAGGTGGTATCTTCACCTCAATGAAATACTGCTGAACTTTCTTGTGTTCCTGTATGGATATGCAACTAGTAACAACATGGAACTTGACACCAGAGAACATTGCTTAGCTTGTATAAATGTTAACCATAGCTACAGGTGTAGTAACATTGTCTATGACACAACACTAGGTTTTGCAACAATGATTCAGTGACGTAGCTATAACCTTACAGACACTTGGTTGCTAAGTCAATCAGTTGTTATTGGTTTATAATATTCATGTGGACAGGTCAAACAATATATGGTAAAGGTCAACAATAACAAGTTGCACTCACTTCAAGTACAAGCTCCATCCGATCATGTAAATAATCCAACAAGTCTTTCATCTCTTTTGCCTATAGTAGTATAATGACAAGTCAGCTGTTTCTATGTAACATGTAGTACACTAACTTCATAATCTCTTTGTATTATATCCCTCTTCATATCATGACAACACATTATCTTAAACATGCTGATGTAGCACATCATAGTGTAACTGAAATATTCTATGTTGAGAGTAGCTAGTATGAAGTTGACAACATCCTACAAAACATTTAAATTATGGGATGTGGAATATTCACTATTATTACCTGTCTCAATCCAGTAGGTTTACAGTCCCCACATAACATTGCAGCTGTCTTGACAACATCTGACAAGTCCACCTGTTGGTCTTTGTGATATGCCACAAGAATACAACCAACCTGCAAATGGTAAATGTGTATTACAGAAAGCAGTATAGACGTTTTGTGCTCTGCTGGGAATCTATTAGTTGTTTAATACACTATTGAAAACTATACTGCTAATGTTTTATGACTGTCAACAGAATTAACACGAACTATTAAGCCTTTCCTTTAGCTTAGTATCACTTTAAAAATGCATAACTCATGTCTAAATTTAGTGACGGGCTAGCTAAGCCAATATCACCACCATGGTATACCGTATAAAAGCCCAGGCCTTTGTTTCCTTCTCAACATTTTTGACCCAGCCTGTAacgaatacagtggaacctgtctatctagaacattttgggacccagaatttttggccacttctTGCATaaaggttttcctctttcagaggtaaaaaatgtattaaccagacctgttgggaccaaaatttgtccttattatggaggttttttctattgtgtccttaattcggggagtttgttaagagaggttccactgtaggacCTTTATTTGAGACTGGGTGTTTATTTTGGATTGTTCGTCAAGATTACCTGGCAGGGGTGTAGCTAGCTTTCTGGATTTCCCGGGCACAAGGTTCAACTGTCCCCATGCAAACTATTTAGCAAGAAATGCGAGCCCATCTCTGTGGACTCTTTACACATTTGCTTTCGAAAAAACTGTTGAAAAGTGCATACATGTACCTAACTAGCTActatacactgctgtttgtgtGGCTTAATTAGGCTATGATACTACTACATGAAAAATATAGAAGCTAAATCTAACAATGATTGACTAACTTAGCCTCCAACCccggatttttaaaaacttaaGTGTTTATATATCTATGAGATCCTCAGGGAGTAATAGCTACACATGaaaactatttccattaattttacaaTTCTCCCAAATTCGCTACTATTGATTCAACTGGTAACTCTATACACAAATACATTTTTTATCACAACCTCTCATACAGCTATTCGCGAGCATTCCACAATGTGTGACCTCACCAAATCACAGTAGGCCTCGTAAAGAATTCCAGTGTATATCTCCGGGTGTCTTTGCTTTCGGTTCAAAGCAGAATCAGCGAAGATAGCATTGTATCCACGTTCTACACAACGAATTTAAAGCGTAATAAGGGGTAACCTCAAATATTACCCGACAGAACTCACCATCAATGGCATGTGAAAAGAACCTTATAACAGGATACAGCCAACCAGGAGAGTGTAAAAATTCACAAAACTCAGAAGTCGGGAGTATGGGTACATCGTGAACTGCACCACCAGTAGCCATCTCTATCAACTGCAAACTGAGTGTGTGCTCTGGAAGGTCGGGCAATTTACCCAGTCACGTGTAATTTGATGACGTAAAATAGTTGAGCTGGCACGTGTCCTCGTAGCTAAAGTGCTCCACAACTTTTACGTGAGGAAAAGGTCGCGCTCACACACTTAACTGCTACTCCTTTCTTGCTCTTCCACGTTCCCAGCCCTAGCTACCAACGGGAAAGACGTCCCAGTAAACAGTTGTATACTGGAAATAATACTAGTGATGTCACGTGACTGCACAAATAAGAACTTCTTAGACCTTCCAGACCACATACTCAGTTCATCAGTAGGGATGGCTACTGGTGGTGCTACTTACAATGTACCTGTACTCCTGACTCCAGAGTTTTGTGAATTTTTGCACTTTCCTTATTGTTATAAGGTTCCTTGCTCATGCCATTGATGGTGATTTGAGGTCATCCCTCATTAACCTGTAATGATGCTTTTGTTGTCATATAGAATATGGATACAATTCTGACTTCGCTTATTGTGCCACTATTGACCAAAAGAAAATCGAGGAGAAGTTCAGAATCATTAATGAGACCTAGCTTCTGTGATTTGGTGAGATTTAGAGCTGGTAGGATTGTAGTTGCACACAGAAATTAAAGGGACCATCAAAGTTCTGTTATGCAGTTTAATAGTAATAGAGAAAGCATAT
The nucleotide sequence above comes from Dysidea avara chromosome 3, odDysAvar1.4, whole genome shotgun sequence. Encoded proteins:
- the LOC136248857 gene encoding uncharacterized protein gives rise to the protein MATGGAVHDVPILPTSEFCEFLHSPGWLYPVIRFFSHAIDERGYNAIFADSALNRKQRHPEIYTGILYEAYCDLVGCILVAYHKDQQVDLSDVVKTAAMLCGDCKPTGLRQDVVNFILATLNIEYFSYTMMCYISMFKIMCCHDMKRDIIQRDYEAKEMKDLLDYLHDRMELVLEEHKKVQQYFIEVKIPPELHNGPFLCCYGISLCDPDCDHESFLEKLLYLTNEISKSSVDRPQMIQHIVEMLRTVTVDEEKVDKHIKEITSEIPTTSIDVKSEVRRVKASLLKASLDQKLTVSDKILTITHDRKLQQAVLDISKQKVLSSDKSMAGKSKPTKELKLPEEKIVVSQIPSPFPNVMRGDWSQDRPGNLQIKHLYLEFRYRNTKNLAYLSESWIIQTSVENMCQLKAVVEKYAESFEDKWPRTFSKEDERRISLPDKVLKESQRAITMLKSSTELN